The DNA region tttgagtatttatttctagttttaatttcttataaccaTTTTCAGGTTAACATAAGACAAATATGTCATACAGAATATATTTAGACTACAATATGTTTAtggttgatattttaaatttatatatctcatatggtgaattaatattttttatttcctttaagcaaagatttttttttcatgtaatttcAGGTTGCTAATTGTTTTGGATCTTTATTACAGTATTCTTGACACTagtacaaaaattattatatctaaTAATGTTAGTTTGGCCTTTTTGACCTACAACAACATTTTCCAGAACTACAATCGCCAACTAACTGAATGGTCATAGCTGCACAAAAGTTCTCACATGCTTGGTCATTTGGTTTACACGGAATATTGTCGTAGCATTTTTTGTAGTCTTGTTTTACTTCAAAGTctgtttaaaatcaaaatgattacaATGTTGACAgttataaaaaagataaatatatgagtataaataaaagtaaacagtaaagtgaaattaaatacctgggtagcaatgaacattagatactatgaagaagatagtgaaaacaaatgcgaTCAATATGTTTTTGGTGATAGCCATTTTGTATGaacttttcttaatttttttagtgttctgtgttgatttatattgttatatatataataacataaattttcataaaaagaatatttcattgacgaagaaggaaaatttcatcaaaatatccttgagcttaatttcttggattatagtcaaaataatattaaaataaattccttactttataatatttcatctttggtttcaaattttattctctttttatagaaaatatcttgtcaatatatgttttgttatttgttactgaCTTTGCAAGTTCTATCGGTTATAGATTATTTCCTTAGTTTAagtcaaaaattttaatttatattatatatttaatcttataaattaaatatttaaaaaaaaaatatatttagttttagaagaatccaaaagtttatttaataagAACTTGGCATATGGGGTTTTTCATAAGCCAAATACATcatgcataatatatttaaattacaatatgttcatggttgttttgttctacacaaaaaatattattaattgctAATATAACTTAaacacatatttcataatgaatataatatttaaaatatacattaaaaagtaggtaataaatacttaattagTGACATAAACTACACttagatactatgaagaagatagtgaaaacaaatgcaattaATATCTTTTGGAGATACccatttttatgaaatttcttaatttttagtgttctatttttatttatattgtatatacatatacacacatatatatagtagcaTTAATTTGCaccaaataaaattttcattaaaatatctgTGAGCTTAATAACTTggattatagtaaaaataaaattaaaataaattccttacCTTATAAtactttatcatattattttatcattggtttcaaatattattctcttttcCTTATAGAAGATATCTTGTTAATATAcagtttgttatttgttactgattttgcaAGGTCAATTGGTTATAggtttagattattattatgattgaaTATTACCTAAGTTTtagtcaaaattaattaatttctattattatattattatttatttttaatatacataatttgatgttaggattatccaatagtttatttaatacaaaCTTGGCATCTGAGGTTTTTCATAcatgtatgttattattttagttcaGTAGAatcttagaaattttaatttttaatgttgtatAATAAATGCATTAATTTGCAATATCACTAatagagaattttattttgagtatttatttctagttttaatttcttataaccaTTTTCAGGTTAACATAAGACAAATATGTCATACACAATATATTTAGACTACAATATGTTTAtggttgatattttaaatttatatatctcatatggtgaattaatattttttattttctttaagcaaagatttttttttcatgtaatttcAGGTTGCTAATTGTTTTGGATCTTTATTACAGTATTCTTGACACTAGTACAAAACTTATTATATCTAATAATGTTAGTtttgttctaatcctagtgttcttgtcttataatagatcgaactaaagagagtgagagagagagagtcgtatgacttagagatgaaatgaattgttattattccatgagtaatgagttccttatataggattacatagcttggagacaaagtctaataacttggagtagggaacaagtaacttggagtagggaacaagtaacttggagtaaggaacaagtaaatctagaacattccataatagacatcacacaatattcataacacttccccttgatgtccattatGCGTGTAAGATGCTATCTCGTTAAAAATCGAGATTGTAATGTCATAACCGTTTAGAGTTagtaatgcgtttggaatactgcctcgttaaaacctttccatggtaaaaccaaaaacccaatgtggtaaaaacgggaagccatggataggaaaaagagtacagccgcattacttcccctgaagtgaacatcactgaaggcttctcagtgatcgcataccaatctgctgcataagcttcctgagcgtgcatgtttgtaatgccttagtgaagaggtcggctgagttctcgctggatctgacttggagtaccttgacctctccttctttctgaagatcgtgggtgaagaagaacttggggagaacatgcttagtcttgtcacccttgatgtaaccatctttgagctgagctatgcatgccgcattgtcttcgtaaagaacggtcggctcgtctttaccatccgtgattCCACATGCTttccgaatatggtgtgtcatgagtatcaaccagacacactctctgctAGCTTAATGGATCGCCAATatctccgagtgattggatgatgtggctgatatagtctgcttgactgatctccttgaaatggtcgtgcctccatatgtgaaaacatagccggtttgggacttagcactgtgtggatcggactggtaacctgcatcagcaaaatgctttcatgatattcatggtccattcggatcatatggtttatctctcttagataaattcgaccatgaatgtctttgtatgtccatgatctgtccggatcatgacatcatccgtaatccatccggattatgttcttgtccattatatatcttattcatatcctttgaccaaaactctttatgaacttttagtatatgtccatggtgtgttcatgaagtggctattgtgttatagtttgaagtttaatcaaaactaaaccactttttggtcaataggacgttcctctcacttggatggtttaggtcggatttaagacctagagaaactggtcggaacaagctggacgggatggattggtcgggaccaatgatgattaaggtcgaactaggtcggacatgatcctagtcggtatggttccctttggtcgtgaatctgatggattctcagaccatttgatcaatctattcttggtatgttggatcatagatcccaacattcatatacggctaatgatctctactatagatcatcgtagtctcttcatagcctttccaagaatcaatcatcttaatcatcctttctttaagtataaacacaaggaatatattgactactatatggactgatctgaaacgttcttatagaactttctactaagcatcacttagtcttatcatatcgtgtgtacatacacgcatgcagctgcatttcagtccatgaacaacgcaggaacgatgttgttctatgagaacttctttctcatttctcaaggtatcttatgttacctttatatccagtgatatatccaatgtctactacatcttccTTAGATGTCcaaatctttattaatttcgatattgggtagtagcattcaccacctAGGAATTCATTTCCTTGTTtcttagtccctgtgagtatctttgtgtgatcaagccattccttttgaatgctttatgtagcaacatgtacgaccacttgtctgtactttcatgttctacagctcacgattttcttatcctcacaagactcatctgttcactggttagatggcgtctatcttatgtatttggccaatacgcccatcatatacattctttactataactccacgtcccattcatttctctatgatgagtactcttacgtgggttagtgatcctcgcattctcttatgctcaagtgctttctctttatcacttatgagtgtgtgtatgtgtcgacaccttatataatgttccatcgcgttctatagcgttctagacatgatacaatcgattttattatcaggatcattgaatactctgtagtttgcaaggctacagTGTATGATACTTGTAGTTTAGGACCagccggtcttatctcattgtctagtatggtttctctttcatgaacccggatctatcattatgagcaccttatcTCTTTATATCCGAGGTTCCTTGTATATGGAACATACTGGTCTATCTTGTGTAGACTTCTACAgaaacttgattatgtctctactaggacatttatatagtggtgctaagctggtatgacttagtcattctttcgggtctgtctggctatcattctttctttgtttatggacgtccagtacatatatatctggtccgaggatctttgccaagacttggatggttaaaaccattccacttttactttctatttaccagcttatagctttctccatgatgttggatagtcggattcatcttgtatgtaatccgtgtaccttggccacaatatgatcacctttgtttggctcatggtctcattgaattcgtgggagaaagatcatgttctcttatccaacatatattcccgattttcatctcatccttagatgaggtattccatcctagatggcacataggtatgtggtggtttatccataaagtcttaggatggtctatatctggattatgaccctttatcatctttagacgggaatatctatgctcactttatatggcctgatgtatcttatctttcatacatgtattcttgtggtgtacccaagcttatagacttttgaagtctcaaccttataggttatgccttatacggccaagctataatgtcttatggccttcggccaggcttatcatgttcgggttttatagtatggtcatggaccacacggagtgtttattctccccctcatgaacatgctataaaatacgtttgtttgtcctcacttaagcgtaatgcttggacggccagcatggttttagaccatgatacacgaatttgtggtctggtcatgatcacgggttttgtcctcactaccctcatgatcagattatactttcgtgttgcttggaacaatgaagcctactgagtttcccttgtgtacatgtttcacaacgtgagatcttatgggataactctttgtgccttattaATCAAGTTCGAACCAGGATGGCTAAttcggtcatgccataaagtgtataaattcgttggtgaaccttactggttacctaggcttttatgccttatcacactgatccttagcatagtattagatcagtagggagaatgtagtctcgacctcttttatatgtatgcctttggcgattttcataagctaaaggaacatttcctttttctttgctttgcccattggtttattattgaaaccattttgatgtggcttttaatgccatttcgacctttactccctcctcggccatgattggatctacaaccatggttattgtggtatccttgtccacggccagtggggattttgggtctctctcaatgggtcttaggtgataaatttcgtgcctcttaaggccatgccttaggcgtgctggtctagacatactcttctcgagttttcattcttatttgtcaatcaaaaatatttttcaagcaaatcaatcaatgaagataaaagaaaaacttttattaatgctataaaattttgaatgacaaaacatatttaaaacaaaacaccaaatcataagtatgaaatcagaatgtcaaaaggcttaaacaatagccggccagtccataataacatcttggacgtggctcacatttggttctctattcaatgaataaaccaatctcatcatctatatgagtccacccgaattttcttttcttagcttcttcagcatcaccgtatatcatctcacattgatactcggcacttatctccataacatagtcgagtttGTAGAGGTTGACTTTcattttctgcttcttttcctcaagagctgaaaggtatgagagaaggtcgtaataggttgtgaaacctttagccttctgtgataacaacacttcctttgaatggatcgtgtcacgagtcttgcttaacaagtcatagtttgttatcacttcaccacatagtttaagactatagTTGATTCTCATAatatcaaagtgatagtcatccacggattcataatcctggaacctcagagccttccattctttcatggactcatctagtaatggctcgaagaacatggtgttcaatctcgaccagagaACGTAAGGATCATTGATGTAGTTGCACTCATCATACAGATCCTTCACGAGatgctttctcattatcaaaacagctctacgcctttcatatgcaagggtatcattgccgtatttgatacacttcccaagtcctttagactttaaatcggctgaagtgttcatcgcccaatcaaggtaattgtctccattgagatcatgggctgggtaatccgagtgatggagtctcgacatctgaatcatatcaaaatgatttgtgttagtacatacaatttctgatgccattggctatccaagaaataaaaggcactcggccagtatgtaaacaataagccatatggcttgtgtgTGTGATCAATGCCTTTCGGCTATTACACAATTAAATCACActgccagcaaacaaataagagggccatacggccagtttgcattctctttagaaatttactttctcataactcatccatctcttaatcaacttgtttgatttataaatcccttgaaaatagtgggatggacgAGTGCATGGTCTATCCATACCATATAgtatgctacatcgacccatgcggtttaatggtctagtagtaccattcagtacacttcctcgaccaaataaaatggatcgtgatttagctgcactgtggtgcgcatcatccatcaccagtgattgtggatcaccgtggatcatcgaGAATCATcgtggatcaccttggatcactgatcatcgtagatcatcacggatcatcgaggatcatcatggatcatagatcaacgcggatcatcgtggatgatcaccgtgaatcacgggtgaaaaatctagttgcacctgagggtgaacatcatcgaccattgattttgttttatggtctaattgtacttaagagtacgtatcattgacctttacttcatatggtctagtcatacctaatggtatgcatcattgacctaaaagaaaatcatggtctagccacactatggtgtgcatcatcgaccaaaagatgtggaaaacattaaccttatgttttgtttggacatatagcgtgtcatccttaaaggggtatcacttgttgtccatacaaaacaaaagtcatgtaatcacatactttatattttagagtttagggtttcttaaaatcggatttaaactttaaggattagggtttaaaattcaaatctgattttaggattaggttaaacattgatcttaagttttgtttggacatatagcgtgtcatccttaaaggggtatcacttgttgtccatacaaaactaaattcatgtaaaactattaagggtttagggttttgattttaaaataaaacaagaactaaaatcaaccaaatcaaatcgcaaaaccttttaaatcggatttaagatgaagagaagtttgaaatccaaattgcttgaaccacaagtaaagattagggttcttgagatcttaccttaatctttgccgatcttttttccttggttcctcttttagaaaccttgaataatcaacaatgaacgtttcaaagttggattagtatgagatctaagaacaatagatatcgaaattaagagagataaggagttagcggctattagggttttggatgatctttgacggcgcggcttgcactgggaggtgacggcgcgtctggaGTCGGATTGCTGCGTGGTCTGCGGCGTTGGTTTcttctcgtcaagagcttcagtttgatatattactcgccgtctggatccttacggttagggagatatggcGGTTTGAAGTTACTgccaaaattagggtttttgtggTCGTCGGATTTTAGGtagggtttagagtctcgtgctgataacgtgttcaaatcctagtgttcttgtcttataatagatcgaactaaagagagagagagagagagagagagtcgtatgacttagagatgaaataaattgttattattccatgagtaatgagttccttatataggattacatagcttggagacaaagtctaataacttggagtagggaacaagtaacttggagtagggaacaagtaaatctagaacattccataatagacatcacacaatattcataacaagTTTGGCCTTTTTGACCTACAACAACATTTTCCAGAACTACAATCGCCAACTAACTGAATGGTCATAGCTGCACAAAAGTTCTCACATGCTTGGTCATTTGGTTTACACGGAATATTGTCGCATTTTTTGTAGTCTTGTTTTACTTCAAAGTctgtttaaaatcaaaatgattacaatgttgacagttataaaaagataaatatatgagtataaataaaagtaaacagtaaagtgaatttttttttttttttttgaataaatgtaaaattgTTTTCATCCAAAAACGTTTTTACATATAATGCATCAATTAGCTGAAAATAAGAAGCTACTACATTTTAATCAAACTCTTGTGCTAAACCACATCCTTAAACCCTTCTCCATCCTCTGATCACCTTGACGACGAATAGATGACAACCTATTCCTCACGTTTTTGTCTATAATCTTCTCTAACATGACATGAGGAATTTGCTTCCCTCCATGACGCCTACTGTTCCTCTCTCTCCATATTGAGTGAGCTGCTGCCTGGAAGGTGTATCTCATCAGAAAAAGCTTAACTCGATCATAGCTTTGTGCAAGCATAAGCTCCAATATATCCTCCCATCTTTCTGTGTATCCAGTACATAGCAAACCCCTATAAGCTTCCTCCATATCGAACTTGAATACGAACAAGAGAAAAACAAGTGATTTCTTGTTTCCACTTCCTGATTACACAATACGCATACTGGATCAATTGCAGGATTCCATCTCAACATCCTGTCACAAGTCGACAACCTATCCAGCATTGCAGTCCAAACATGAAACGCATATTTCGGCGTGGCATGCTTGAACCAAATGCACTTGCTCCATCTATGCTTATTGTATTCTTTACGAATCAACATCCAAGTATTATTTGAAGAAAAGATCGACTTGTAACACTCTGCTTTACTCCTCCATACTGCAATATCTTTCTCTTGATGATTCTCTGATTTAACTTTCTCTATTTCCTCTTCACCCATGTTCAGAAGCACAACTCGATGCTTTCTCCTTCTATGCTTCTGAACCACTTCTGCTACTGTCGAATTTTCTGGGATGCCCAGATCCATACATCCTCTTGTACCCAACACATCCCTCAAACGCCCCATTTTGCACCAATGATCAAACCAAAAATAAGTATTCTCGCCATTTTTAACCTCCACCCGATGAAAACTTTTAGCTGCATCTCTTGTCTTAAGAATTTTCTTCCACATCCAAGAGCCAACCGTAGTGGTTTCCTTTAGAGACCAGAAAGAGCCTTTTCTTATCAAATATTGTTGAACCCATCTCACCCATAAGGAATCTTGACCAGAAAGAACTCTCCAAACTAGTTTGAGGCAAGAAACTTCATTCACTTCTTTCAAAAGTCTTAAACCCAGACctccttcttcttttcttttacaaaCTTCCATCCATCCCACTTTTGATTTTTTCGTACTTAACT from Raphanus sativus cultivar WK10039 chromosome 8, ASM80110v3, whole genome shotgun sequence includes:
- the LOC130498798 gene encoding uncharacterized protein LOC130498798, translated to MSRLHHSDYPAHDLNGDNYLDWAMNTSADLKSKGLGKCIKYGNDTLAYERRRAVLIMRKHLVKDLYDECNYINDPYVLWSRLNTMFFEPLLDESMKEWKALRFQDYESVDDYHFDIMRINYSLKLCGEVITNYDLLSKTRDTIHSKEVLLSQKAKGFTTYYDLLSYLSALEEKKQKMKVNLYKLDYVMEISAEYQCEMIYGDAEEAKKRKFGWTHIDDEIGLFIE